A portion of the Candidatus Paceibacterota bacterium genome contains these proteins:
- a CDS encoding fumarylacetoacetate hydrolase family protein — MRIARVGAPGTERPAVIVGDEAVLVDSLIPDWNRTTLEQGALAKVAAATLSGLPRVALSSTRIGAPIDRPTKVICVGMNYLKHIAETNGATPAEPVVFMKAPDCVIGPNDDIVIPPNSTATDYEVELSIVIGKRALYLSSPDDAPNYVLGYSMSQDVSERHWQTERSGQWVKGKSFPTFNPIGPCIVTPDEIDPNDVRLWCKVDGEVRQDSRTSDLLFGLNHIVWYISQFMELFPGDIINTGTPSGVGLGFKPPKYLRAGQVVSTGIEGIGEMTSRVVAYSS, encoded by the coding sequence GTACTTGTGGATTCCCTCATCCCTGACTGGAACCGAACCACCCTTGAGCAAGGCGCGTTGGCAAAGGTAGCGGCCGCTACCCTTTCCGGCCTTCCACGCGTTGCACTCTCTAGCACCCGCATAGGTGCGCCGATCGATCGACCCACCAAGGTGATCTGTGTGGGAATGAATTACCTCAAGCACATTGCCGAAACAAACGGGGCTACCCCAGCCGAGCCAGTTGTCTTCATGAAGGCACCTGACTGCGTCATTGGCCCAAACGACGACATCGTGATTCCGCCCAATAGCACCGCTACGGATTACGAAGTCGAACTCTCGATTGTGATCGGCAAGCGCGCGCTTTACCTCTCATCGCCCGACGATGCTCCCAATTACGTCTTGGGTTATTCAATGTCGCAAGATGTGAGTGAGCGTCACTGGCAGACAGAGCGGTCAGGCCAGTGGGTAAAAGGAAAGTCCTTCCCAACATTTAACCCAATCGGTCCATGCATCGTCACCCCGGATGAAATTGATCCAAACGATGTGCGACTGTGGTGCAAAGTAGACGGCGAAGTACGGCAAGACTCCCGCACGAGTGATCTTCTCTTTGGACTCAATCACATCGTCTGGTACATCAGTCAATTTATGGAACTATTCCCTGGTGACATCATCAACACCGGAACACCTTCTGGTGTTGGACTGGGATTCAAGCCACCCAAGTACCTTCGCGCAGGACAGGTTGTTTCAACTGGCATTGAGGGAATCGGCGAAATGACTTCGCGAGTTGTCGCTTATTCTTCTTAA
- a CDS encoding GntR family transcriptional regulator produces MTENRPLKKAPRQSVLSDEIYRVIRAKIFDHEIAPGQRVNIDALAIQLEVSHTPIRESLARLESEGLILKEPLKGYSATNLLTMKEFHDLFEFRLLVEPWSAERAALSIDDAGAKDLKEEIKAAHDALKLKGYEQIQALTEHDARFHLLISRMSGNETVRRVFEGTHCHLHLFRLFLAAKNNKQLVPETRTKFIQDFFDHYYQSESGQLALQQHEEISRAIIEKNAPLARSTMYAHIEASIRAYSPAVNTQP; encoded by the coding sequence ATGACTGAGAATCGTCCGCTAAAAAAAGCGCCACGGCAGTCAGTACTTTCGGACGAGATCTACCGTGTGATCAGAGCAAAAATATTTGACCACGAGATCGCCCCTGGGCAACGTGTCAACATTGATGCCCTAGCAATTCAACTCGAGGTTTCGCACACACCTATTCGGGAATCCCTTGCACGACTTGAATCAGAAGGCCTCATTCTCAAAGAACCTCTCAAAGGATATTCGGCAACGAATTTACTGACAATGAAGGAATTCCACGATCTCTTTGAATTCCGACTTCTCGTCGAGCCCTGGTCGGCCGAGCGAGCAGCATTATCCATTGATGATGCTGGTGCCAAAGATTTAAAGGAAGAAATTAAGGCTGCGCATGACGCTTTAAAATTGAAAGGGTACGAGCAGATTCAAGCGCTGACCGAACACGATGCCCGTTTTCACCTTCTCATCTCGCGCATGTCAGGAAACGAAACTGTGCGCCGCGTCTTCGAGGGCACGCACTGTCATCTCCACCTGTTCCGTCTTTTTCTTGCAGCAAAAAACAACAAACAACTAGTTCCAGAAACACGGACCAAGTTCATCCAAGATTTCTTCGACCACTACTACCAGTCCGAATCGGGCCAACTCGCCCTCCAACAGCATGAGGAAATTTCCCGAGCAATCATTGAGAAAAACGCACCTCTGGCTCGCTCGACTATGTACGCTCACATTGAAGCGTCCATTCGGGCGTACTCTCCTGCTGTGAACACACAGCCATGA